The sequence below is a genomic window from Chryseobacterium foetidum.
AGAAGCGCAGGGAATGCTCGAAATGAGAATTTCAAAGCTGAAAGATATTGTGACAACCTCAAAAGTAATCGACGAAACTCAATTGGATACCTCTAAAGTATCGATTCTTACTACAGTTAAACTTTTAAATAACGATACAAAAAAAGAGCAGGTTTTCAAGTTGGTTCCTGATAACGAAAGTGATTTGAAATCAGGTAAGATTTCTGTAAATACTCCTATTGCTAAAGGTTTATTAGGAAAAGTAATCGGTGAAACGGCAGAAATCGTACTGCCGAACGGAAATAAACTTTCTTTTGAAGTTTTGGATATCACTCTTTAATTATCATTTTTAAATCTCAGAAAAATGAGTTCAATATTTACAAAAATCATCAACGGAGAAATTCCTGCATACAAAATAGCTGAAGATGAAAATTTCATCGCATTTCTGGATGCTATGCCTTTGGTGAAAGGTCATACTTTGGTAATTCCTAAAAAAGAAGTTGATCTGATTTTTGATCTTGAAAGCGAAGAATATAAAAACCTCTGGGCTTTTGCTCAGAAAGTTGCCAAAAAGGTAAAAAATGCAATTCCCTGTATGCGTGTTGGTGTAGCAGTTGTAGGGCTTGAAGTTCCTCATGCTCACATTCATCTGATTCCTTTAAACAAAGTAGAAGATATGAACTTCAAAAATGAAAGACTCAAGCTGTCATCTGAAGAATATACCGAAATTCAAAATTCAATTATTAATTCTTAACTAATACAGAGAAGTCGTAAAAAAGTAATTTTTTACGATTTTCTTTCATAATATATCTTATAAAAATGAATCCAAACCAATGTTCTTTCTGTGGAAGAAAAAGAAATGAAGTACAGATGCTGGTTTCCGGGCAGAATGGTTTTATTTGCGAAAGCTGCATCGAGCAGGCGCATTCTATCGTAAAGGAGACTGCGTCTACAGACTCTGCATTGTCTCCCGCAGAACGTATGGAAGATTTAAAAAAGCCTAAAGAGATCAAAGAATTTCTCAATCAATATGTAATTGGTCAGGATCAGGCGAAAAAGCAGCTTGCGATAGCTGTTTACAATCATTATAAAAGGTTGCTTCACGCACAGACAGAAAACCGTGAGGTAGAACTTGAAAAGTCAAACATCATCATGATTGGCGAAACAGGAACGGGCAAAACGCTTTTGGCTAAAACAATTGCCAAAGAACTGAATGTACCTTTCTGTATCGTTGATGCAACAATTTTAACTGAAGCTGGTTATGTAGGCGAAGATGTTGAAAGTATTCTTTCCAGATTGCTGATGGTAGCTGATTACGATGTTGAAAAAGCAGAAAAAGGAATTGTTTTTATCGATGAAATCGACAAAATTGCAAGAAAATCAGATAATCCGAGTATTACAAGAGATGTTTCAGGAGAGGGAGTGCAGCAGGGATTGCTTAAGCTTTTAGAAGGAAGTATTGTGAATGTACCGCCACAAGGGGGAAGAAAGCATCCTGACCAGAAATACATTCAGGTCAATACGCAAAATATTCTTTTCATAGCAGGTGGTGCTTTTGACGGCATCAAAGAAATTATTGAGAGAAGAATGAATAAGCAGGCGATTGGTTTCAGTGCGGAAAAAATCAATAAAGTAGATGAAGATGAATATATTTTGAGAAGCATCAACGCTATTGATCTTCGTACTTTTGGTCTGATTCCCGAGCTTTTGGGTAGGTTTCCAATTATCACTTATTTGGAAAAACTGACAAAGGAGACGATGATTCAGATTATGAAAGAACCGAAAAATTCTATTGTAAATCAATTTATTGAGCTCTTCAAAATGGATGGTACGAAACTTGAATTCACTGATGCGGCAATTGAGAAAATTGTAGATGACACCATGGAGAAAGGTCTTGGCGCGAGAGGTCTCCGCGGAACTACAGAAAAGGTTTTAGAGGATTATATGTTCAGTGTAGGTGAACAGGACGAGATCATATTAACATAATATAAAATTTCCTTTATACACTTGATATTATTTTTTTTAAAGCAAAATTATTCTATCTTTGCAATTGAATATTGTATTAACACATAATCTATTATACAATGAAAAAAAATTTATTAACTGTAGGACTATTGGCTATAGCTTATTCTGTTCAGGCGCAGAGTACAGTCCTTAACGTAGGAAACACCGCTAAGATGTACATTAGCAAAAACACTTTAGTTTATAATGGCGGAAGTGTAAGGCTTGTAGGTAACGGTCTTGTAGAAAACCACGGTAATGTAATGATTGTTGGTACATCTGGTGATACCTTCACCACTGTTACAACTGCCGGGGCTAATAAAACTCCGGATGCAAATGCAACGACTGGAATTTACGCAACAGCTGCAACTCCCAACTTTATCAATAAGCTAAACGAACCGGGTAATTATGGTCTAAGAAACAAACCAGATGTTGCCAGCACGCCGGCAATAGATGAATCTCAGGTTTATACTTATGGTCAGTTATACATTCGAGGATTAGCACAAGGTGATATTCAGGGATACGTAGATCAAGAGCATACAAATGTTAATCATGGTGCTTATCAACAGATTGGAATGCCATTTTTCAACAAGGCTTACTCTACTTTGAGTACTGAATTAGGTAAAACTTTTACAGCTAATAGAGGGTCACAGAATGATATTCATAATTGGAATAATCCAAATGTAGTATTTGATCACGTAACAAACTTTTCTGCGGTTGCAAATCCGAGGTCTTATATGATTTTAGGTAATAAACCAGATGCAACTGTAATAAACTTTAATACTGTAAAAACATTTAAAGGGAGACCAGTGTCCGATTTAGCTGCAGAAATGCCCGCTATGACGCTTGCTGATGCAGGTGCTAACGTTACGTTTGGAGCTGCTGGTGGAAACTATAATCAGTATAACGAAAAATATTATTCTTACTTGCAGGATGGTTTCCATACCTCTACGGGAGGGACAGTGTGGCAGGGTAATTATGGGAAAAATATTTATCAGTACAGTAATCCATTTCTTACAAACTTAGATCTTTCAGGAATTGCTGCAACAAATGGTGCTGATCCCGATGGAGACGGAAATCAACTAGGGGCAAATTTTCAAGGTGTCAGACTTGAGGTTGCAGGTGTCTCATATTCAGCCAATGGCGGGGGATCTACCAGTTATAAATATGTTTCAAGAGATACAACGACAGGAAAACTTATCGTTGGGGACTCTGAATTCTTGAATGTAAGACCAATGGGTACTTTCGTTCTCAAATTTACTTCTCCTACATCCAATACTTTGAATTTTCAGACGCTTCGGAGATTTAATTATCTGCCGAGAACAGGTGATAGCTACAGTGTAACCGCTGCTAAGAATATGAATGTGGGTACAACCAAGCAGCTTACAGTAATTGCATTAAATTCAGCTGGTGCAGAAATTGGTCGTACTTACTATGTTGTATCACCTAATGCATCGACTGGAAACTCGCAAAATGCTAAAATGCAGGTAAATGCATTTTCTGAATATCCAATTGGTACGTATGAAGAAGATCCTGCAGGAGGGTATGATTATAATTTTACAAATTCATACTGGTTATATATAAATGAAGCTAACGAAAGTAACTTCTTAGGAAAAAATATTAAGTTAGTGAAATATAATGCTAATGTTACTTCCTATAAATTTGAAATAAAAGAAGATGGAGTCTTGATTGCGGATGATGCACATGCGTTATCTTCTGGAACTGGTTTCTATTTTAAGCCATCAAACGGAACGGTTCAGCAAGCCAAACAAGGGAATGTAGTTCCAGCTTCTCATGCTGAGTTTGATCTATATTATGGAGCGCCAAATAATCTTGTTCTGGGAACTGCTGAGACTAAAACACCTTCAAGAACAATGGTAATTTTCGTACCAGATATTAATGACTATGTTGTTAGATTTGATCCTAACTGGAAAAAGGCAGATATTACAGTTTATGACATGAGCGGTAAGCTTGTTCTATCTAAAAAGGATGTGAAAACCGATCGTGATTTTGTTATCGATTTAGATGACAATTTGAAAAACGGTTACATTGTAAACATTCTTTCTGATAACGGTGAAAAAGTAGCAACTAAGATCTTAAAATAAACAGTATGAAAATCCAAAATAAATTTTTAGCTTTAGTAATAACGCTCTCTGCATTAATAAAAGTTACAGCTCAGCCAGGAGGAAGCGGGCCGCCACCTGATGGAGGAGGTGGAGGAACAACTCCAGGTGTGCAGTCTATCCCTGTCGATATGTACGTTTACGCACTTGCTGTTTTTGCAATAATGTTGGTTGTATTTTTTGCAAAGAAATACAAGTCTCAAAAAATATAAAAATTATATTAAAATATATTTAACTCTCTGATTTATCAGAGAGTTTTTTTATTTTTACAGTATGAAAAAGATTTTCGCAACAGCAGTTTTCTTTACTGCTTTTAGTATAAACGCTCAGTTCGTAGTCACTATCAAAGCACCTGCAAACTTCAGGGAACAGGAGGCAATTCTATATACTTTAAACGGTTCGAAAGATATTGTTTTTACCAAAGAAACAGCTAAAAAAAATGTCTGGACTTTTAAATATCCTAAGAATTATGTGGGAATGATGAAAGTCTTTCTGCCGAATACAAACAACAGTTTTAATTTTATTTCAGAAAATAAAAATGTAGAAATCACGCTCGAAACTGAGGGCGATAAAGTAAAAAACATAAATTATCTTGATGAAGCCAACTCTCTGATGAATTCCATTCAGGAGGGCTCGCAGAAAAAGGAGATGATTTTACCTGCATTGATTCAGATCAAAGAGTATTATAAAGGAGCAAGTGATTTCGGAAAAGCCTTGGATTCTGAGATTGCAAAACTTTCCAATAAATCAGCTTCTGATTTTTCCACACATCCTTTCATCAGCTATTACAATACCAATTACAATAAGTTTTTAGTTGCAGAAAACTCTAAAAACATTAAGCAGGAAGATATTATCAATTTCATTGATAAGTCGACTGATATGCTTGAAACATCTTCTTTATTAAGACCGGTTTTGGTTTCTTATCTAAATGTGGGAGGTAATAATAACGTAACTGCTTCAGTAGATAAACTTCTTGAAACATTAAAAGTAGAAACGCCAAGAGGACAAACCGTTCTATCTGAGTTGATCGATATTTTTGATGCTTACGACATGAAGGAATTTAAAACTAAATACCTCACGCAGGCAAAAAATTTGAAGTGTACCATCACAGACCGTTTGGCAGCAACATTAAAAACCAATGCAAATGTTGAAATCGGAGCTACATTTCCAGGATATAATTTTTATTCTGTTACCAATACAAAAGCAAAAACCCTGGCAGATGTAAAAGCAGACAAAAAGATTATTGTTTTTTGGTCTTCCACTTGCTCACACTGTGAAAGCGAACTTCCTCAGTTACTGCCAAAATATCAGGAAATGAAGTCTAAAAACATCGAAATTATCGGCCTTTCTTTAGATACAGATAAAGATGCTTATACAAAAAAGATAGCAGCATTCCCTTGGATCAACGATTCAGAATTGAAAGGCTGGAACAGCAGTTATGGTGAGAAATATAATATTCATGCAACACCTACCTATTTTATTTTGGATGCTAATAACAAGATTATCAGTAAGCCAGATCACGTAGGTGATGTTTTGGAATATTTAAAGCTAAAATAATTTTGGAGGTTTGTAAATATTTTCTATATTTGCACCACCAAAACGGCGAGGTAGCTCAGTTGGTTAGAGCGCAGGATTCATAACCCTGAGGTCACGGGTTCAATTCCCGTCTTCGCTACAAAAACCCCTTTTCTTAAGGGGTTTTTTATTTTTTACACATTTATAAAATAATCTTACGTTTTCCTTTGACATGAAAGAGCAGGATACTGCATGCTCTCAAAATGTATATTTTTATTTACTAGCTTTAATGCTCAGAAAATATAAATTTACATCAAACCGATTATGATTTTTAAAAATAGAATTATCCATATTTTTTCCTTTGCATTTATCTTCCTTTTTACATCCGCAATGAAAAGTCAGGACAAATGGCCAGACGGATCCAAGATTGACAAATGGTTCAAAGATAACAAACCCACAGACATCAACAAATTAGGCAAAAAATATATACTTACGGCCAACGGTATGAAGAACGACAGTACAATTCTTCAGACAAAACAGCTTCAGGCAGTCATTGATTTGGCAGCGAAAAATGGCGGTGGAGTTGTCGTGGTTCCAAAAGGTACATTTCTCATCAGTTCAGTTTTCTTCAAGCAGGGAACGCATTTGCATCTGGAAAATGGCGCAAAATTGAAAGGCAGCGATGATATCAACGACTTTCCAGTGGTTACGACAAGAATGGAAGGACAAACCGTGAAATATTTTCCGGCTTTGATTAACGCTGATGGATTGGATGGTTTCACTATTTCAGGAAAAGGAACTTTAGACGGAAACGGACTTCGTTTCTGGAAATCATTCTGGAAAAGACGCGAGTGGAATCCTAAATGCACCAATATGGACGAGATGAGACCAAGAATTATCTACGTTTCAAATTCTAAAAATGTTCAGGTGGAAGGAATTACCATTAAAAATTCCCCTTTCTGGAGCACACATTATTACAAAAGTGATTTCGTTAAATTGTTAAATCTGACGATTCTTGCTCCGAAAGAACCGGTAAAAGCACCGAGTACAGATGCGGTTGATATCGATGCGTGTACCAATTTCTTAATTAAAAATTGCTATATGTCAGTGAATGATGACGCAATCGCTTTGAAAGGTGGAAAAGGTCCAAAAGCTGATACAGACCCGAACAATGGTGAAAACAGAAATATCCTTATCGAAGACAATAGCTTCGGATTTTGCCACAGTGTTTTGACTTGCGGAAGTGAATCGATTCATAATTACAATGTGATTTTAAGAAATTCTAAAGTGAAAGATGCTTCAAGATTATTACATTTAAAAATGCGTCCTGACACGCCTCAACACTATGAATATTTAACGGTCGATAATATTTCAGGAAATGTAAAAACCTTCATCTATGTAAAAGGCTGGAACCAGTTTTTTGATTTAAAAGGTGAAGAAAGACCAAGAAAAGGATTGGCAAATAACATCACCATTAAAAATATTGATTTAAGTTGTGAAACGGCTTTCTCCATTGAAAAATCAGATTTATTTGATTTAAAAGATTTCACTTTCGAAAATTTTAAAATCAAAGCATTAAAACCTGAAATGCAAAATCTGAATCACATTCAGAATTTAAAGCAAAAAAATATCAATGTGACGCAGGTGGCTTCTCTCACGCAATCTTACGACAAAAAAGACGATTCCGATATTTCTGCTAAATGAGTTTTTATTCCAAAATATTCGTTCTTTTATGCTTTTGCTCACAGTTTCTGCATTCTCAATCTAGGGAAATCCAATTCCTGAGCGGGACAGATTCTGGGCACACCAAAGAATGGGATTTTTGGATAACCGGCGGACGAAAATCTGGAAACTGGGACAAAATTCAGGTTCCTTCACAATGGGAACAGCAGGGATTTGGTTCGTACAACTACGGGCGGGATTACGTAACCTACGGCAAAAATTTTAAATTTAACGACGAAACAGGTCTCTACAAACACAAATTTACCGTTCCGAATTCGTGGAAGGGAAAAAGCATCAACATCGTTTTTGAAGGTTCTATGACTGACACCGAAGTGAAAATCAACGGCAAGTTGGCTGGAGCAATTCATCAGGGTGCTTTTTATGAATTTAAATATGATATTTCTGATAAATTAATCTTTGGAAAAGAAAATATTCTCGAAGTCAAAGTTTCCAAAATGTCTGCAGATAAATCGGTGAACAACGCAGAACGTTTAGCGGATTATTGGGTTTTAGGAGGAATTTTCAGACCGGTTTATTTGGAAGCTAATCCTAAAGAAAATATCTCGTGGACAGCTATTGATGCCAAAGCAGATGGAACTTTCCGTTCGGATATTCATTTAAAAGGAATCCAATCTGCCAATAATGTAAAGGTCGAAATCTTTGATATTAAAAATAATTTGGTTGGAGAATCTCAGATTACCATTCAAAAAGGAGATACTTTAAAGCAGATTCAGTTTTCTGTTAAAAATCCAAAAGTCTGGACAGCCGAAACGCCTAGTTTATACAAAGCGAAATTCAGTTTAAATAAAAACAGAAAAAAAATCTTCCAAACCGAAGAAATATTCGGTTTCCGAACGATTGAAATCAAAAAAGGCGACGGCATTTACGTCAACGGAACTAAAATCAAAATGAAAGGCATCAACCGTCACGTTTGGTGGCCTGAAACGGGACGAGCTGTCAACAAAAACATCGATTTGATGGACGTTCAGCTCATCAAAGAAATGAATATGAATGCCGTTCGATGTGCTCATTATCCACCGAATAAATCGTTTCTGCAAATTTGTGATTCGCTGGGCTTATATGTTTTGGATGAACTCGCTGGCTGGCAAAAAAAATACAGCACTGAAGTTGGGAAAAAGCTCGTGAAAGAAATGGTTACAAGAGATGCCAATCATCCTTCCATTATTTTCTGGAGCAACGGAAATGAAGGCGGACATAATTTTGATTTGGATGCAGAATATGCAAAATATGACCTGTCAAATCGTCCTGTCATCCACGCGCATCACAAGCCGGGAAATGCTTTCAACGGAATCGACTGTAATCATTACGAAGATTATTACAGCACAAAAAAGATTCTCGAAGGCGAAAATATTTATATGCCGACCGAGTTTCTGCACGCTCAGGATGACGGCGGTGGCGGGACGTCATTGGCCGATTACTGGGAACTTCACTGGAATTCCCAAAAAGGCGCTGGCGGTTTTCTCTGGGCGTTTGCGGATGAAGGTTTGGTGCGAACAGATTTTAACAATCAACTTGATGTGAATGCAATTAATGCTCCGGATGGAGTGGTGGGTCCACATCGTGAAAAAGAGGGAAATTTTTACGCAATACGGGAAATTTACAGTCCGGTAAAAATTGATTTGAAATCTTTGCCAAACGATTTTAATGGAAATATTCCTATTGAAAACCGATATCATTTTACGAATTTAGATGAATGTCAGTTTGAATGGAAACTGGTTAAATTTAAAACACCATTTTCATCAGAATCCGGATTTGATTTGATTGAAAAAGGAAAAGCTGAATCTCCGAATATTAAACCAACAGAAAAAGGGAATATTAAATTAAATCTTCCAACTAATTGGAAAGAAAGTGAAGCTATAACGCTGACTGCGACCGATTCTTTTGGAAAAGAAATTTATACCTGGACTTGGAAAATTAAATCGAATGATGAAATTTCAAAACAGTTTTCTAAATCTTTAATCAAAGAATTTCCGGTATCGGTGATTGAAAATGACTCATTATTTATTTTAAAATCAGACGAAAAAGAATTTTCATTCGGGAAAAAAGATGGATTATTAAAGTCAGTTATTTTAGATAAAAAAGGCAAAAAAATGACTTTCCAGAACGGACCGATTTTCGTGAATGGAAAAATGGAATTATCGTCCATAAAATCCTTTACAGAAGGACAAAATCAGGTTATTCAAATTTCTTACAAGGACGGGAAAAAAGCCGTTTGGAAACTGAATCCCAACGGGATTTTAGAATTAAATTATGAATATTCTTTGTCGGGAGATTATCAATTTTCAGGCGTAAGTTTCGATTATCCTGAAAATTATGTCATCAACGCAAAATGGCTCGGTAAAGGTCCATATCACGTTTGGAAAAACCGAACTCAGGGACAGACTTACAACGTCTGGCAGAACTTGAAAAACTCCACCCGAACAGGTTTTTCACCTTGGATTTATCCTGAGTTTAAAGGATATTTCGATGATGTTTCATGGTTGCAATTAAATACAGCAGAGGGAAAAATTACGATTGGAACAAAAGAAGAAAAAATGTTCGTCAGACTTTTTGATTTTTATGGAATTTACGGTGGGGAAGGTTATCCGAAATTGCCGACAGGAAATATCTCTTTCCTCGATGCGATTCCGCCTTTGGGAACTGCTTTGGCGTTTAATATTAACAATGATACTGCGACTTTAGGCCCAGAAAGTGAACCGAATCACCTGAACGGGACGTTTAAAAGAACTTTATATTTTTATTTTGGTCTGCCGGATTTGGGTGATGAAAATAAGCAGTTTACAATGCCGAAAGAAAATATTTTAACAGATTAAGATGAAGAATTGGATTTCACTTTTAACCGTTCTTTTCTGCGCAACAATATTTGCACAGCAAACCACTTTCAAATTTGATTTTGGTGGAAGCAGGGTGGAAAATGGTTTCATTCCAATTAATTCGACTTCAAAATTTGACAGGAAAATCGGTTACGGATTTATGGATATTTCAGGTCTAAAATCTGTTGACAACGGCGGAAATGCTTTGACGGGAGATTTTATTACCAGCGATAAACCTTTTTATTTCTCGGTGGCGATTCCTGAAGGAAATTATGATATTACATTAAATCTTGGTGATTCAAAAGGAACATCCGAAACAACAGTACGCGTCGAAAACCGCCGTCTGATGCTGAATGACATCAAAACAAAGAAGGGAGAAATTATAGAAAAACAAATCACAGTTCACGTCAAAGACAGCATCATCCGAAATCAAAACGGAGCTCAGATTGGGATTGTAAAACTTAAGCCGAGAGAAAGAAAATATTTACATTGGGACAATTTGCTGACGATTGAATTTAATGATAAAGCTCCTAAAGTCTGTTCGGTAATCATTCAACCCAACAAAATCGCAAAAACTATTTATTTGACGGGAGATTCAACCGTTGTCGATGCACAGTACGAACCTTGGGCGTCGTGGGGACAGATGTTGCCGTATTTTTTTGTTCCGAACGAAGTCGTGATTGCCAATTATGCTGAAAGTGGAGAAACGTTGAAAGCCTTCGAAGACCGCCACCGAATCGATAAAATCTGGAACAAAATCAGGAAAGGCGATTATCTTTTCATTCAGTTTGGGCACAACGACCAAAAAGCAGGCAACAGCACAAAATCCGGTTACAGAAAACGGTTAAAAGAATGGATTTCGAAAGCCAGAGAATTGGGTGCAATTCCGGTTTTGGTTACCTCAATGAACCGCAGAGTTTTTGATGAAAATAATAAGATAGTCAACACTTTAGACGATTTTCCTGTAGCGATGAGAGAAATTGCAAAAGAAGAAAACGTTGATTTAATTGATTTAAATGCCTTAAGCAAAACCTTATTCGAAGCGATGGGACCGGAAAAAGCAAAGAAAGCATTTGTTCATTATCCTGCAAACGCTTATCCCAATCAACCGGCAGCTTTGGCTGATGATACACACTTCAACACTTATGGCGCTTATGAATTAGCGAAATGTGTTGTAAAATCTATCGTCGACCAAAATTTATCTTTAAAGAAATACATTTCAAAAAATTATAAAAGTT
It includes:
- a CDS encoding rhamnogalacturonidase, which codes for MIFKNRIIHIFSFAFIFLFTSAMKSQDKWPDGSKIDKWFKDNKPTDINKLGKKYILTANGMKNDSTILQTKQLQAVIDLAAKNGGGVVVVPKGTFLISSVFFKQGTHLHLENGAKLKGSDDINDFPVVTTRMEGQTVKYFPALINADGLDGFTISGKGTLDGNGLRFWKSFWKRREWNPKCTNMDEMRPRIIYVSNSKNVQVEGITIKNSPFWSTHYYKSDFVKLLNLTILAPKEPVKAPSTDAVDIDACTNFLIKNCYMSVNDDAIALKGGKGPKADTDPNNGENRNILIEDNSFGFCHSVLTCGSESIHNYNVILRNSKVKDASRLLHLKMRPDTPQHYEYLTVDNISGNVKTFIYVKGWNQFFDLKGEERPRKGLANNITIKNIDLSCETAFSIEKSDLFDLKDFTFENFKIKALKPEMQNLNHIQNLKQKNINVTQVASLTQSYDKKDDSDISAK
- the clpX gene encoding ATP-dependent Clp protease ATP-binding subunit ClpX, whose amino-acid sequence is MNPNQCSFCGRKRNEVQMLVSGQNGFICESCIEQAHSIVKETASTDSALSPAERMEDLKKPKEIKEFLNQYVIGQDQAKKQLAIAVYNHYKRLLHAQTENREVELEKSNIIMIGETGTGKTLLAKTIAKELNVPFCIVDATILTEAGYVGEDVESILSRLLMVADYDVEKAEKGIVFIDEIDKIARKSDNPSITRDVSGEGVQQGLLKLLEGSIVNVPPQGGRKHPDQKYIQVNTQNILFIAGGAFDGIKEIIERRMNKQAIGFSAEKINKVDEDEYILRSINAIDLRTFGLIPELLGRFPIITYLEKLTKETMIQIMKEPKNSIVNQFIELFKMDGTKLEFTDAAIEKIVDDTMEKGLGARGLRGTTEKVLEDYMFSVGEQDEIILT
- a CDS encoding T9SS type A sorting domain-containing protein gives rise to the protein MKKNLLTVGLLAIAYSVQAQSTVLNVGNTAKMYISKNTLVYNGGSVRLVGNGLVENHGNVMIVGTSGDTFTTVTTAGANKTPDANATTGIYATAATPNFINKLNEPGNYGLRNKPDVASTPAIDESQVYTYGQLYIRGLAQGDIQGYVDQEHTNVNHGAYQQIGMPFFNKAYSTLSTELGKTFTANRGSQNDIHNWNNPNVVFDHVTNFSAVANPRSYMILGNKPDATVINFNTVKTFKGRPVSDLAAEMPAMTLADAGANVTFGAAGGNYNQYNEKYYSYLQDGFHTSTGGTVWQGNYGKNIYQYSNPFLTNLDLSGIAATNGADPDGDGNQLGANFQGVRLEVAGVSYSANGGGSTSYKYVSRDTTTGKLIVGDSEFLNVRPMGTFVLKFTSPTSNTLNFQTLRRFNYLPRTGDSYSVTAAKNMNVGTTKQLTVIALNSAGAEIGRTYYVVSPNASTGNSQNAKMQVNAFSEYPIGTYEEDPAGGYDYNFTNSYWLYINEANESNFLGKNIKLVKYNANVTSYKFEIKEDGVLIADDAHALSSGTGFYFKPSNGTVQQAKQGNVVPASHAEFDLYYGAPNNLVLGTAETKTPSRTMVIFVPDINDYVVRFDPNWKKADITVYDMSGKLVLSKKDVKTDRDFVIDLDDNLKNGYIVNILSDNGEKVATKILK
- a CDS encoding HIT family protein, whose protein sequence is MSSIFTKIINGEIPAYKIAEDENFIAFLDAMPLVKGHTLVIPKKEVDLIFDLESEEYKNLWAFAQKVAKKVKNAIPCMRVGVAVVGLEVPHAHIHLIPLNKVEDMNFKNERLKLSSEEYTEIQNSIINS
- a CDS encoding glycoside hydrolase family 2 protein, translating into MSFYSKIFVLLCFCSQFLHSQSREIQFLSGTDSGHTKEWDFWITGGRKSGNWDKIQVPSQWEQQGFGSYNYGRDYVTYGKNFKFNDETGLYKHKFTVPNSWKGKSINIVFEGSMTDTEVKINGKLAGAIHQGAFYEFKYDISDKLIFGKENILEVKVSKMSADKSVNNAERLADYWVLGGIFRPVYLEANPKENISWTAIDAKADGTFRSDIHLKGIQSANNVKVEIFDIKNNLVGESQITIQKGDTLKQIQFSVKNPKVWTAETPSLYKAKFSLNKNRKKIFQTEEIFGFRTIEIKKGDGIYVNGTKIKMKGINRHVWWPETGRAVNKNIDLMDVQLIKEMNMNAVRCAHYPPNKSFLQICDSLGLYVLDELAGWQKKYSTEVGKKLVKEMVTRDANHPSIIFWSNGNEGGHNFDLDAEYAKYDLSNRPVIHAHHKPGNAFNGIDCNHYEDYYSTKKILEGENIYMPTEFLHAQDDGGGGTSLADYWELHWNSQKGAGGFLWAFADEGLVRTDFNNQLDVNAINAPDGVVGPHREKEGNFYAIREIYSPVKIDLKSLPNDFNGNIPIENRYHFTNLDECQFEWKLVKFKTPFSSESGFDLIEKGKAESPNIKPTEKGNIKLNLPTNWKESEAITLTATDSFGKEIYTWTWKIKSNDEISKQFSKSLIKEFPVSVIENDSLFILKSDEKEFSFGKKDGLLKSVILDKKGKKMTFQNGPIFVNGKMELSSIKSFTEGQNQVIQISYKDGKKAVWKLNPNGILELNYEYSLSGDYQFSGVSFDYPENYVINAKWLGKGPYHVWKNRTQGQTYNVWQNLKNSTRTGFSPWIYPEFKGYFDDVSWLQLNTAEGKITIGTKEEKMFVRLFDFYGIYGGEGYPKLPTGNISFLDAIPPLGTALAFNINNDTATLGPESEPNHLNGTFKRTLYFYFGLPDLGDENKQFTMPKENILTD
- a CDS encoding TlpA family protein disulfide reductase; this translates as MKKIFATAVFFTAFSINAQFVVTIKAPANFREQEAILYTLNGSKDIVFTKETAKKNVWTFKYPKNYVGMMKVFLPNTNNSFNFISENKNVEITLETEGDKVKNINYLDEANSLMNSIQEGSQKKEMILPALIQIKEYYKGASDFGKALDSEIAKLSNKSASDFSTHPFISYYNTNYNKFLVAENSKNIKQEDIINFIDKSTDMLETSSLLRPVLVSYLNVGGNNNVTASVDKLLETLKVETPRGQTVLSELIDIFDAYDMKEFKTKYLTQAKNLKCTITDRLAATLKTNANVEIGATFPGYNFYSVTNTKAKTLADVKADKKIIVFWSSTCSHCESELPQLLPKYQEMKSKNIEIIGLSLDTDKDAYTKKIAAFPWINDSELKGWNSSYGEKYNIHATPTYFILDANNKIISKPDHVGDVLEYLKLK
- a CDS encoding signal peptidase, whose product is MKIQNKFLALVITLSALIKVTAQPGGSGPPPDGGGGGTTPGVQSIPVDMYVYALAVFAIMLVVFFAKKYKSQKI
- the greA gene encoding transcription elongation factor GreA encodes the protein MASYVTKEGLDKMKAELEQLEKIERPKITQQIAEARDKGDLSENAEYDAAKEAQGMLEMRISKLKDIVTTSKVIDETQLDTSKVSILTTVKLLNNDTKKEQVFKLVPDNESDLKSGKISVNTPIAKGLLGKVIGETAEIVLPNGNKLSFEVLDITL
- a CDS encoding rhamnogalacturonan acetylesterase; translation: MKNWISLLTVLFCATIFAQQTTFKFDFGGSRVENGFIPINSTSKFDRKIGYGFMDISGLKSVDNGGNALTGDFITSDKPFYFSVAIPEGNYDITLNLGDSKGTSETTVRVENRRLMLNDIKTKKGEIIEKQITVHVKDSIIRNQNGAQIGIVKLKPRERKYLHWDNLLTIEFNDKAPKVCSVIIQPNKIAKTIYLTGDSTVVDAQYEPWASWGQMLPYFFVPNEVVIANYAESGETLKAFEDRHRIDKIWNKIRKGDYLFIQFGHNDQKAGNSTKSGYRKRLKEWISKARELGAIPVLVTSMNRRVFDENNKIVNTLDDFPVAMREIAKEENVDLIDLNALSKTLFEAMGPEKAKKAFVHYPANAYPNQPAALADDTHFNTYGAYELAKCVVKSIVDQNLSLKKYISKNYKSFNPNQPDDIEKFHWPESVFMESLKPDGN